A region of Nostoc sp. 'Peltigera membranacea cyanobiont' N6 DNA encodes the following proteins:
- a CDS encoding addiction module protein: protein MVNTYDDIFNTALSLPPRLRAMLAEHLFKSLDAENQAEIDAIWAEEAEKRFQAVEQGEVNLIPGEPVLRELRSRSK from the coding sequence ATGGTTAATACTTATGACGACATTTTCAATACTGCATTGTCTTTACCTCCAAGGTTAAGAGCAATGCTAGCTGAACATTTATTTAAAAGTCTGGATGCTGAAAATCAAGCAGAAATAGATGCTATTTGGGCAGAAGAAGCAGAGAAAAGATTTCAAGCTGTTGAACAAGGCGAAGTTAATTTAATTCCTGGTGAACCAGTATTGCGAGAGCTACGTTCTAGGAGTAAGTAA